From Leishmania donovani BPK282A1 complete genome, chromosome 34, the proteins below share one genomic window:
- a CDS encoding phosphatidylinositol 4-kinase, putative — protein sequence MGGIPKRRAEAQRRSMLKNLQLISFTDQSAEEQEMCVRQLYDTDISTLEECLLQVTHVCITHPNPNAQELLHNFMLWLAGRSLNIALRLAWTVDAVSAFYSSTGFAGRLKHIHDKLESYAINQGQPAVPSDSTSGGDGSRTSSDPEEGLGDVDASVVQRKEVRLKLYNDERTFVTTLTNLSNTLRFFPDRNYRKDELRRGLRVLNQRLESMRLVHPLCTSSESVQWIVNISVEDCTVFSSRERAPCLIRYEVIVDDTATMQDPTVTRLRQPDGRFRVRADSDEIFVPAPPPGSEPRAAPLVEASGSGAVEDASPEALQCLHAVFGESKKARMARVRKSSPWGAHPNWSMNAMIVKAGDDLRQEELALQLIHTFRCIWQEAGLTVRVKPYAALPTHRDCGLLEVIEDSASMDSIKKATRVSSIYNYYLKAYDGEDSVLYRKAQQNFVESMAGYSIISYILQIKDRHNGNLMIRRDGSLVHIDFGFLFVTSPGGLNFESAPFKLSQELIDVMGGASSDAFNYFRILVYEALAAARERCEDILALVSILTPNNAMPCFGADPGAVVRQLRGRFRDDLLSEADYAVYAKELIVNSADNWRTRRYDQFQSLQNGIL from the coding sequence ATGGGCGGCATACCGAAACGAcgggcggaggcgcagcgccgctcaaTGCTGAAAAATCTGCAGCTGATCTCTTTCACCGACCAGTCTGCGGAAGAGCAAGAGATGTGCGTCCGACAGCTCTATGACACAGATATAAGCACGTTGGAGGAGTGCCTGCTGCAAGTCACGCATGTCTGTATCACGCACCCGAACCCCAacgcgcaggagctgctgcataACTTTATGCTTTGGCTTGCCGGCCGTTCGCTGAACATTGCGCTTCGCCTGGCGTGGACTGTGGATGCCGTATCAGCTTTCTATAGTTCTACTGGGTTTGCGGGGCGGCTCAAACACATTCACGACAAGCTCGAGAGCTACGCCATCAATCAAGGGCAACCGGCCGTTCCTTCCGacagcaccagcggtggcgacggcagtCGAACCTCCAGCGACCCCGAGGAGGGCCTTGGCGACGTGGATGCCAGTGTCGTGCAACGGAAGGAGGTACGCCTCAAGCTGTACAACGACGAGCGGACTTTTGTGACGACCTTGACGAACCTGAGCAACACTCTCCGCTTTTTTCCAGATCGCAACTACCGCAAGGACGAGCTGCGCAGAGGTCTGCGAGTGCTGAATCAACGGCTGGAGTCCATGCGTCTCGTCCACCCGCtctgcaccagcagcgaaTCTGTACAGTGGATCGTGAACATCTCCGTCGAAGATTGCACCGTTTTCTCGTCACGCGAGCGGGCGCCTTGCCTGATTCGCTACGAGGTCATCGTAGACGACACAGCGACTATGCAAGACCCGACCGTGACGCGGCTTCGACAGCCTGACGGGCGCTTCCGCGTCCGTGCAGACTCCGATGAGATCTTTGTTCCGGCACCCCCACCGGGGTCTGAGCCAcgggccgcgccgctggtAGAAGCGAGCGGAAGCGGTGCCGTGGAGGACGCGTCGCCCGAGGCACTGCAATGCTTGCACGCCGTGTTTGGCGAGAGCAAGAAGGCGCGcatggcgcgcgtgcgcaagTCGTCTCCTTGGGGTGCGCACCCAAACTGGTCCATGAACGCGATGATCGTAAAGGCTGGCGACGATCTCcggcaggaggagctggcacTGCAGCTCATCCACACTTTCCGATGCATCTGGCAGGAGGCAGGTCTGACGGTCCGTGTGAAGCCGTACGCAGCGCTACCTACGCATCGCGACTGTGGCCTGCTCGAGGTGATCGAGGACTCTGCGTCGATGGATAGCATTAAGAAAGCGACCCGGGTCAGCAGCATCTACAACTACTACCTCAAGGCCTACGATGGCGAAGACTCCGTTCTCTATCGCAAGGCGCAACAGAACTTTGTGGAGAGCATGGCCGGCTACAGCATCATCTCATACATCCTCCAAATCAAGGACCGGCACAACGGCAACCTCATGATtcggcgcgacggcagcttGGTTCACATCGACTTTGGCTTTCTGTTCGTGACGTCACCGGGTGGATTGAACTTTGAATCCGCGCCGTTCAAGTTGTCGCAGGAGCTCATCGACGTCATGGGTGGCGCCTCGAGCGACGCCTTCAACTACTTTCGCATTCTTGTCTAcgaggcgctcgcggcggcgcgcgagcGCTGCGAGGACATCCTCGCGCTGGTCTCTATCTTGACGCCAAACAACGCAATGCCCTGCTTCGGGGCGGACCCGGGCGCCGTCGTTCGCCAGCTGCGCGGACGCTTTCGCGACGACCTTCTCTCTGAGGCAGACTACGCTGTGTACGCGAAGGAGCTCATTGTGAACAGTGCCGACAACTGGCGCACTCGACGCTACGACCAGTTCCAGAGCCTCCAGAATGGGATTCTCTAG
- a CDS encoding adenosine kinase-like protein: MGLETLSNGTSPAPISVVCFGHPLLDMMATVENDFLREHNVEPGSVTLAAPEQLVLFSKLLDEFKDQVDYVPGGAAMNTARVLAWMLPDAHIAYVGALGKDRFAEILKSALTKAGVEQLFEECEDKPTGTCAGLVVQKDRTLLANLGAAVTLSLTHIQTDAVQSAIEKASLYYAEGFFLNTASSPNNLLYVAHHAHLHGKLFCFNLNAPYISIAFESRLHVLLPHVDILFGSDEDLLTYASVRWPHDFDLSTLGTVMHANSRRHEAFVRCLARISMLPRANSARPRLVVGTCGPHDTYVACGDHVRSYPVPPMAQEEMVDVNGAGDAFVAGFLAQYIVNRDESTSVVVGHASAQNCIRHNGAVVSGAPPALTRRISGTTEPVMTANSA, from the coding sequence ATGGGGCTGGAAACCCTCAGCAACGGCACGTCGCCGGCCCCGATATCAGTTGTCTGTTTCGGGCATCCTTTGCTAGACATGATGGCAACCGTTGAAAACGATTTCTTGCGGGAGCATAACGTCGAACCAGGGAGTGTCAcactggcggcgccggagcaGCTTGTTCTTTTCTCGAAGCTGCTGGACGAGTTCAAAGATCAGGTGGACTACGTCCCCGGTGGGGCCGCCATGAACACGGCGCGTGTTTTGGCTTGGATGCTGCCTGATGCGCACATCGCCTACGTGGGCGCACTGGGCAAGGATCGCTTCGCCGAAATCCTGAAGAGCGCGCTCACCAAGGCTGGCGTCGAGCAGCTGTTCGAGGAATGCGAAGACAAACCGACGGGCACCTGTGCCGGCCTCGTGGTGCAGAAAGATCGAACGTTGCTTGCTAACCTCGGCGCGGCCGTGACGTTGTCGTTGACGCACATTCAAACGGACGCCGTGCAATCTGCAATTGAGAAGGCCAGTTTGTACTACGCAGAGGGCTTCTTTCTCAACACCGCCTCCAGCCCTAACAATCTTCTCTACGTTGCCCATCACGCTCACCTGCACGGAAAGCTTTTCTGCTTCAACCTGAACGCGCCGTATATTAGCATTGCGTTTGAGAGCCGCCTACATGTTCTCTTGCCTCATGTAGACATCCTCttcggcagcgacgaagaTCTACTAACGTACGCTTCTGTGCGGTGGCCGCACGACTTTGACCTGAGCACCCTCGGCACCGTCATGCACGCTAATTCGCGGCGCCATGAGGCGTTCGTGCGGTGTCTCGCGCGCATCTCCATGCTGCCGAGAGCCAACTCCGCCAGGCCCCGACTCGTGGTCGGGACCTGTGGGCCCCACGACACGTACGTCGCATGCGGCGACCACGTCCGCTCCTACCCAGtgccgccgatggcgcaggaggagatggtTGACGTGAACGGCGCTGGTGACGCGTTTGTGGCGGGCTTCCTTGCTCAATACATCGTGAACCGTGATGAGTCTACTAGCGTCGTGGTTGGTCATGCTTCCGCACAGAACTGCATCCGGCATAACGGTGCCGTTGTGAGTGGTGCGCCCCCGGCGCTTACGCGCCGGATCAGCGGCACGACAGAGCCTGTCATGACCGCGAACTCCGCTTGA